From Lycium ferocissimum isolate CSIRO_LF1 chromosome 12, AGI_CSIRO_Lferr_CH_V1, whole genome shotgun sequence, one genomic window encodes:
- the LOC132039975 gene encoding purine permease 3-like, which produces MEDQGLSTNMKRFLLIIYSLIMAVGICGGPLMLRLYFVEGGSRIWLNSWLQTGGWPLTLIPLAFLYLYRRKNEGSDAKFYFITPRIFIASFIIGVLTGLDTFLYTWGASKLPVSTSTLLISAQLAFTAIGAFFIVKVKFTPYSINAVVLLIVGAVLLGIRANGDRPEGVTSKAYILGFIMTLLAAALYGLILPFIELIYLKAKQAITATLVLEIQMVMCFAATAFCTVGMIANKDFQAISREAKQFNLGEARYYIVVVWSAIIWQCFFVGAVGVIYLSSSLMSGVIISVLLPVTEVLGVIFFNEKFSGEKGLSLFLSLWGFVSYFYGEFKQTKKQKIKSPENEMITTQIESV; this is translated from the exons ATGGAAGATCAAGGATTAAGCACTAACATGAAGAGATTCCTCTTGATAATATACAGTCTGATAATGGCCGTTGGCATATGTGGTGGTCCACTAATGTTGCGTCTATATTTTGTCGAAGGAGGTTCTAGAATTTGGCTTAACAGTTGGTTACAAACCGGTGGATGGCCACTCACCCTTATACCACTTGCCTTCCTATACTTGTACCGTCGAAAAAATGAGGGCTCTGATGCCAAGTTTTACTTTATAACACCCCGAATTTTCATTGCATCATTTATCATTGGCGTTCTCACGGGACTTGACACTTTTCTCTACACCTGGGGCGCGTCGAAACTCCCCGTTTCAACTTCTACACTTCTTATCTCTGCTCAACTTGCCTTTACGGCTATAGGTGCATTTTTCATAGTGAAGGTGAAGTTTACGCCGTACTCAATTAATGCGGTGGTTCTGTTGATAGTCGGTGCGGTTTTATTGGGTATTCGGGCTAACGGTGATCGGCCCGAGGGTGTGACTAGTAAAGCCTATATTCTTGGTTTTATTATGACCCTTTTGGCTGCAGCTTTGTATGGACTTATTTTGCCTtttattgagttgatttatttgaaggcAAAGCAGGCAATTACTGCTACTTTGGTGTTGGAGATTCAGATGGTCATGTGTTTTGCTGCTACTGCTTTTTGCACTGTAGGAATGATTGCCAATAAGGACTTTCAG GCAATTTCAAGGGAAGCAAAACAATTTAACCTAGGAGAAGCTAGATATTATATAGTGGTAGTATGGAGTGCCATAATTTGGCAATGTTTCTTTGTAGGTGCTGTTGGAGTTATTTAcctctcttcttctttaatGTCTGGGGTTATAATATCAGTTTTACTGCCAGTTACTGAGGTATTAggcgtaattttttttaatgagaaaTTTTCTGGTGAAAAGGgactttctctttttctctctctttgggGTTTCGTCTCATACTTCTATGGAGAgttcaaacaaacaaagaaacaGAAGATTAAAAGTCCAGAAAATGAGATGATAACGACGCAAATCGAATCTGTTTGA